The genomic DNA TGAGCGGAGCGACGGCACGATTGCGGTCCTGATGATCGCGTTTGGCGATCTGCTCCTTGAGTTCTTCAAGATCAGCGGGCTTGCCCATCTGCTCAAGCTGATGAAAACGACGCGCGGCACGCTCCTCGACAGAGGCATCAAGAAAGAATTTGCGGGGTGCTTCAGGAAAAATGACGGTTCCCATGTCACGCCCTTCGGCCACAAGGGAAAACCGTGCGCCAAGGCTCTGCTGCGCTTCTTTCAGAAACGAACGGACGACCGGCAGGGTTGCCATGTTGGACGCCCACATGCCGACCTCTTCGGTGCGGACTTCATTGCCGATGGGGGTACCGTTCAGGGAGAGTATCGATTCTTCGCCGATGCCGGACAGAGTGTATTCGAAAGAAGCCAGTTCGGACTTCAGTTTGTCCTCATCCCATTCCCATGACCCTTCACCGAGTTTCCACGCCACGGAGCGGAACATGGCCCCGGTATCAAGATAGGGAATACCCAGCTCACGGGCGAGTCGTTTCGCCATGGTGGATTTTCCCACACCGGCCGGACCGTCAATGGTGACAATCAGCAACTTACCCACCAAGCACCTCTCCGAGCGTTTCAATGAATTTCCGGTTTTCCGCATCCGTTCCCATGTTCACGCGAATGCACTTGCCCAGTCCGAAACTGGCGAGCGGACGCACGATAATGCCTTTCTTCAGCAAGGCCTTGAACACGGCCTGCGCGGGCTTGGGCGGTTCGAACATGACGAAATTCGCCTGACTGGGCCACACCTTGCAGCCGATCTTGGGCAACTCTTCAAGCATGTACTCACGACCGCGCATGACCAGTTCCAATGTCTGGTTGTAGAAGGTGTCATCATTGAGCGCGGCCACAGCGGCATCCTCGGCAAGCAGATTGACCGTGAACGGGATGCGTGCGTTTTTCATGTATCTGGCAAGCTGCGGCGGCAGGATACCGTATCCGACCCGCAACCCGGCAAGGCCGTAGGCTTTGGAAAATGTCCGCAGCACGACCAGATTTTCAAATTTATCGTATGCCTGCACAGGGGTATAGGATTCCGGCGGCCAGACAAAGTCAATGTACGCCTCGTCCACAACCAGCAGGCAGTCTTCCGGGAGGACTCCCGCAAGCACGGACAGATCTTCCACGCTGGCAGCCTGCCCCGTGGGATTGTCCGGACTGGTGACGAACACCATGGCGGTCCGTTCGTCAGCGGCTTCGGCCAGCCTGTCCAGCGGCAGCTCGAAGTTGTCGCCCCGCTCCACCTCTCGGTATTCCACGCCCGAAAGCTTGGCACACATGCGGTACATGGAAAAACAGTGCTCGTAACAGACCACGTTGTCGCCGGGACGGGCCTTCATGCGGAACAGCATGTCGATGATTTCATCGGAACCGTTGCCCACAAGGATGGATTCCTCAGGGACTTCTACATGACGGGCAATCTCTTTGACCAACCGGGGGGAATGGTTTTCAGGATAACGGAAGGCGCGTTCCGCATTCCGGGAAATAACTTTCTGCACGATCGGCGAAACACCGAGCGGATTCTCGTTGCTCGCGAGCTTGATGACCGACGACAGGCCATAACGCTCCTGTATCTGTTCGATGGTCAGGCCCGGTGTGTACGGATCGAAATCCATGATTGCCGGACGGACGCTGAACTCTCTCATTTTCCCTCTCCCCATGATATGATGCTGATCCAAAAGGCCAAAAAAGAAGAACGGCCGAAACCGTTCTTCTATAATGTTTGCTTTCCCCAGTAAAGGGAAACTCTGGCAGGCCGCTAGCTGGGGCGAACCGTGAGAACCGGAGCGGGCGACGACTTGACCACCTTTTCGGCCACCGAGCCGAACAGGATGCGGTCAATGCCCTTGCGTCCATGGGTTCCCATGACGATCATGTCGCAGCCCTCGGCCTTGGCAATGGCAAGGATTTCCTCGGCCGGATAGCCGGTCACGACCTTTCCGGTCACGTTGAGATTCTTGAAATTGTCCTTGACGAATTCGTTCATGGTGTCTTCGGCCCCGGTCACGATCTCGCCGACAAAACTTTCAATGGAACTCGGCGGCACATGGAAGCCGACGTACTGGC from uncultured Pseudodesulfovibrio sp. includes the following:
- the cmk gene encoding (d)CMP kinase, which produces MGKLLIVTIDGPAGVGKSTMAKRLARELGIPYLDTGAMFRSVAWKLGEGSWEWDEDKLKSELASFEYTLSGIGEESILSLNGTPIGNEVRTEEVGMWASNMATLPVVRSFLKEAQQSLGARFSLVAEGRDMGTVIFPEAPRKFFLDASVEERAARRFHQLEQMGKPADLEELKEQIAKRDHQDRNRAVAPLKAADDAVTIDTTELDKEQVFATLVQEMQK
- a CDS encoding universal stress protein — translated: MADIKKVLCAVDFSEYSPMVADYANMVAGCAGADVLVVYVAPSLSQYVGFHVPPSSIESFVGEIVTGAEDTMNEFVKDNFKNLNVTGKVVTGYPAEEILAIAKAEGCDMIVMGTHGRKGIDRILFGSVAEKVVKSSPAPVLTVRPS
- the hisC gene encoding histidinol-phosphate transaminase; protein product: MREFSVRPAIMDFDPYTPGLTIEQIQERYGLSSVIKLASNENPLGVSPIVQKVISRNAERAFRYPENHSPRLVKEIARHVEVPEESILVGNGSDEIIDMLFRMKARPGDNVVCYEHCFSMYRMCAKLSGVEYREVERGDNFELPLDRLAEAADERTAMVFVTSPDNPTGQAASVEDLSVLAGVLPEDCLLVVDEAYIDFVWPPESYTPVQAYDKFENLVVLRTFSKAYGLAGLRVGYGILPPQLARYMKNARIPFTVNLLAEDAAVAALNDDTFYNQTLELVMRGREYMLEELPKIGCKVWPSQANFVMFEPPKPAQAVFKALLKKGIIVRPLASFGLGKCIRVNMGTDAENRKFIETLGEVLGG